From one Desulfovibrio litoralis DSM 11393 genomic stretch:
- a CDS encoding YtcA family lipoprotein, whose product MNIIKRLKTTAKNLKINFLQSKKYIILCVSLICLGGCNLAPTQNFFGSFFPAWLYCIVFGIIATALSRKLLIFLKIDQYLKMRVLVYFAMALAYIFLAWLLVFTDILTQFVF is encoded by the coding sequence ATGAATATAATAAAAAGATTAAAAACAACTGCAAAAAACTTAAAGATAAACTTTTTGCAGTCTAAAAAATATATTATACTTTGCGTATCTTTGATCTGTTTAGGCGGTTGCAATCTTGCACCGACGCAAAACTTTTTTGGTTCTTTTTTTCCGGCTTGGCTATATTGCATCGTTTTTGGCATTATTGCCACGGCGCTTTCTCGCAAGCTATTGATTTTTTTAAAAATTGATCAATATTTAAAAATGCGGGTTCTGGTTTATTTTGCTATGGCTTTAGCTTATATTTTTTTGGCATGGTTACTTGTTTTTACTGATATCTTAACACAATTTGTTTTTTAG